The following are encoded in a window of Mycobacterium sp. ELW1 genomic DNA:
- the glpD gene encoding glycerol-3-phosphate dehydrogenase, translating into MSDPILRPGTGQTYLGPTERARAWQRLGSEQFDVVVIGGGVVGAGCALDAATRGLKVALVEARDFASGTSSRSSKMFHGGLRYLEQLEFGLVREALHERELSLTTLAPHLVKPLPFLFPLTKRVWERPYIAAGIFLYDQLGGSKSVPAQKHLTKSGALRLAPGLKRSSLIGGIRYYDTVVDDARHTMTVARTAAHYGAVVRTSTQVVSLLREGDRVIGVKIRDSEDGEVEDVRGHVVINATGVWTDEIQALSKERGRFRVRASKGVHVVVPRDRIVSEAAIILRTEKSVLFVIPWGTHWIIGTTDTDWNLDLAHPAATKADIDYILGHVNTVLATPLTHDDIDGVYAGLRPLLAGESEETSKLSREHAVAVPSPGLVAIAGGKYTTYRVMAEDAVDAAAEYIPARVAPSITEKVPLMGADGYFALVNQTQSVGAGYGLHPYRVRHLLDRYGSLIGDVLALAADKPELLDPITDAPVYLKVEAAYAAAAEGALHLEDILARRMRISIEYPHRGVDCAREVAEVVAPILGWSQDDIDREVDTYLARVEAEVLSQAQPDDESADALRASAPEARAEILEPVPLT; encoded by the coding sequence ATGAGCGACCCGATCCTTCGACCGGGCACCGGTCAGACCTATCTCGGACCAACTGAGCGTGCGCGCGCCTGGCAGCGGCTGGGCAGCGAACAGTTCGACGTCGTCGTCATCGGCGGCGGTGTGGTCGGTGCGGGCTGCGCACTGGATGCCGCGACCCGCGGGCTCAAGGTGGCCCTCGTCGAGGCGCGCGACTTCGCCTCGGGCACATCGAGCCGCAGTTCGAAGATGTTCCACGGTGGTCTGCGCTACCTCGAGCAGCTGGAGTTCGGCCTGGTCCGTGAGGCACTGCACGAGCGTGAACTGTCCCTGACCACGCTGGCGCCGCATCTGGTCAAGCCGCTGCCGTTTCTGTTCCCGCTGACCAAGAGGGTCTGGGAGCGGCCGTACATCGCGGCGGGTATTTTCCTCTACGACCAGCTCGGCGGCTCGAAATCCGTTCCGGCGCAAAAGCATTTGACGAAGTCCGGTGCGTTGCGACTGGCGCCGGGGCTCAAGCGCAGCTCGCTGATCGGCGGGATCCGCTACTACGACACCGTCGTCGACGACGCCCGGCACACCATGACGGTGGCCCGCACCGCCGCGCACTACGGCGCCGTGGTGCGTACCTCCACCCAGGTGGTCTCGCTGCTGCGGGAGGGCGACCGGGTGATCGGGGTGAAGATCCGGGACTCCGAGGACGGCGAGGTGGAGGACGTCCGCGGTCACGTCGTGATCAACGCGACCGGGGTGTGGACCGACGAGATCCAGGCGCTGAGCAAGGAGCGCGGCCGGTTTCGGGTGCGGGCATCCAAAGGCGTGCACGTCGTGGTGCCCCGGGATCGGATCGTGTCCGAGGCGGCGATCATCCTGCGCACCGAGAAGTCGGTGCTGTTCGTGATCCCGTGGGGCACGCACTGGATCATCGGCACCACCGACACCGACTGGAACCTCGACCTGGCGCATCCGGCCGCGACGAAGGCCGACATCGACTACATCCTGGGCCACGTCAACACGGTGCTGGCCACGCCGCTCACGCACGACGACATCGACGGGGTGTACGCCGGGCTGCGGCCGTTGCTGGCCGGGGAGAGCGAAGAAACGTCCAAGCTGTCTCGTGAGCACGCCGTCGCAGTGCCGTCACCGGGCCTGGTCGCCATCGCCGGCGGTAAATACACCACCTATCGGGTGATGGCCGAGGACGCGGTCGACGCCGCCGCCGAGTACATCCCGGCGCGGGTGGCCCCGTCGATCACCGAGAAGGTGCCGCTGATGGGCGCCGACGGATACTTCGCGCTGGTCAACCAGACTCAAAGTGTGGGGGCCGGGTACGGCCTGCATCCGTACCGGGTGCGCCACCTGCTGGACCGGTACGGCTCGCTGATCGGCGACGTGCTGGCGCTGGCCGCCGACAAGCCGGAGTTGCTCGATCCGATCACCGATGCGCCGGTCTACCTGAAGGTGGAGGCCGCCTATGCCGCGGCCGCCGAAGGGGCATTGCACCTGGAGGACATCCTGGCCCGGCGGATGCGAATCTCGATCGAGTACCCGCACCGCGGCGTGGACTGTGCCCGCGAGGTCGCCGAGGTCGTCGCGCCGATCCTCGGTTGGAGTCAGGACGACATCGACCGCGAGGTGGACACCTATCTGGCGCGGGTGGAGGCCGAGGTCCTGTCGCAGGCTCAGCCCGACGACGAGTCCGCCGATGCGCTGCGGGCGTCGGCGCCGGAGGCCCGGGCCGAGATCCTCGAGCCCGTGCCGCTTACTTGA
- a CDS encoding NAD(P)H-quinone dehydrogenase: protein MTTRIVIIGGGPAGYEAALVAAGRGREVAEVTVVDSDGIGGACVLFDCVPSKTFIASTGVRTELRRASGLGFEIGIDDAKISLPDINNRVKTLARSQSADIGTQLLREKVNVVQGHGELIDAVPGMAHHRVKVTATSGQVGVLKADVVLIATGASPRVLPNAVPDGKRILTWRQLYDLPELPEHLVIVGSGVTGAEFCNAYTELGVDVTVVASRDQILPHEDSDAAAVLEETFAERGVTLVKNARADSVVSTGTGVTVTMADGRVVEGSHALMTVGSVPNTSGLGLERVGIELGPGNYLPVDRVSRTSAAGIYAAGDCTGLLPLASVAAMQGRIAMYHALGEGVSPIRLRTVASATFTRPEIAAVGVPQTAIDDGSVPARTIMLPLTTNARAKMSLLKRGFVKIFCRPATGVVIGGVVVAPIASELILPIALAVQNRISVTDLAQTLSVYPSLSGSIVEAARRLMAHDDLD from the coding sequence GTGACGACGCGGATCGTGATCATCGGTGGGGGGCCGGCCGGCTACGAGGCGGCGCTGGTCGCCGCGGGTCGCGGCCGGGAGGTCGCCGAGGTCACCGTGGTGGACTCCGACGGCATCGGCGGGGCCTGCGTGCTCTTCGACTGCGTGCCCTCCAAGACGTTCATCGCCTCGACCGGGGTTCGCACCGAACTGCGCCGCGCCTCGGGCCTGGGATTCGAGATCGGCATCGACGACGCCAAGATCTCGCTGCCCGACATCAACAACCGCGTCAAGACCCTGGCCCGCTCGCAGTCCGCGGACATCGGCACCCAGCTGCTGCGGGAGAAGGTCAACGTCGTCCAGGGCCACGGCGAGCTGATCGACGCGGTCCCCGGCATGGCGCACCACCGGGTGAAGGTCACCGCCACCTCCGGCCAGGTCGGCGTGCTCAAGGCCGATGTCGTGCTGATCGCCACCGGTGCGAGTCCCCGCGTGCTGCCGAACGCGGTGCCCGACGGCAAGCGGATTCTGACCTGGCGGCAGCTCTACGACCTGCCGGAACTGCCCGAACATCTGGTGATCGTCGGCTCCGGCGTCACCGGAGCCGAGTTCTGCAACGCCTACACCGAGCTGGGCGTCGACGTCACCGTGGTCGCCAGCCGCGACCAGATCCTGCCGCACGAGGACAGCGACGCCGCGGCGGTGCTGGAGGAGACCTTCGCCGAGCGCGGCGTGACGCTGGTCAAGAACGCCAGGGCCGACTCGGTGGTCAGCACCGGTACCGGGGTCACCGTGACGATGGCCGACGGCCGCGTCGTCGAGGGCAGCCACGCCCTGATGACAGTCGGATCGGTGCCGAACACGTCCGGCCTGGGCCTGGAGCGGGTCGGCATCGAGCTCGGCCCCGGCAACTACCTCCCGGTGGACCGGGTGTCGCGGACCTCGGCGGCCGGCATCTACGCCGCGGGCGACTGCACCGGGCTCTTGCCGCTGGCCTCGGTCGCCGCGATGCAGGGCCGCATCGCGATGTACCACGCGCTCGGTGAAGGCGTATCCCCGATCCGGCTGCGCACGGTGGCCTCGGCCACCTTCACCCGGCCCGAGATCGCCGCCGTCGGGGTGCCGCAAACCGCCATCGACGACGGCTCGGTGCCCGCCCGCACGATCATGCTGCCGCTGACGACCAACGCCCGCGCCAAGATGTCGCTGCTCAAGCGGGGCTTCGTCAAGATCTTCTGCCGGCCTGCGACCGGCGTGGTCATCGGCGGTGTGGTGGTCGCGCCGATCGCCTCAGAATTGATCCTGCCGATCGCCCTGGCGGTGCAAAACCGCATCTCCGTGACCGATCTGGCGCAGACGCTGTCGGTGTACCCGTCGCTGTCCGGCTCGATCGTCGAGGCTGCGCGCCGCCTGATGGCCCACGACGATCTCGACTAG
- a CDS encoding gamma-glutamylcyclotransferase: protein MPLYAAYGSNMHPEQMLERAPHSPMAGTGWLHGWRLTFAGEDIGWEGALATLVEDPDSKVFVVLYDMTPADEANLDRWEGSELGFHKKIRCRIECESTDTTTDPVLAWLYVLDAWEGGLPSARYIGVMADAAEIAGAPEEYVHDLRTRPASNVGPGHGSG, encoded by the coding sequence GTGCCGCTCTACGCCGCGTATGGATCCAACATGCATCCCGAGCAGATGCTGGAGCGTGCGCCGCACTCCCCGATGGCCGGAACCGGCTGGTTGCACGGCTGGCGGCTGACCTTCGCCGGGGAGGACATCGGCTGGGAAGGCGCGCTGGCGACCCTGGTCGAGGACCCCGACTCCAAGGTGTTCGTGGTCCTCTACGACATGACGCCCGCCGACGAGGCGAACCTGGACCGCTGGGAAGGGTCCGAGCTCGGCTTCCACAAGAAGATCAGATGTCGCATCGAATGCGAATCGACGGACACCACAACCGATCCCGTGCTCGCCTGGCTGTATGTGCTGGACGCCTGGGAGGGCGGGCTACCGTCGGCGCGCTACATCGGTGTGATGGCCGACGCCGCCGAGATCGCCGGCGCACCCGAGGAGTACGTGCACGACCTGCGCACCCGGCCCGCGAGCAACGTCGGCCCGGGGCACGGCAGCGGCTAG
- the galE gene encoding UDP-glucose 4-epimerase GalE translates to MKLLVTGGAGYVGSVCAQVLVEQGHEVVVIDDLSTGNADAVPDGAQFVQADMVDAAPELLGDRSFDGVLHFAAKSLVGESVEAPERYWNGNVIKTLQLLEAIRLAGVPRLVFSSTAATYGEPESVPITEDAPTRPTNAYGATKLAIDHAITSYATAHGLAATSLRYFNVAGAYAGFGERHATETHLIPLVLQVVTGKRPEILVFGNDWPTPDGTCIRDYIHVRDLADAHLLALQTARPGEHRIYNLGNGTGFSVREVIASCERVTGTLIAARDVERRAGDPAVLIASSERAITELGWKPQHTTIDEIVSDAWEFTRSR, encoded by the coding sequence ATGAAGCTTTTGGTCACTGGCGGCGCGGGATACGTCGGCAGCGTGTGTGCCCAGGTGCTGGTGGAGCAGGGGCACGAGGTCGTCGTCATCGATGATCTGTCGACCGGCAACGCGGACGCGGTGCCGGACGGCGCGCAGTTCGTCCAGGCCGACATGGTCGACGCCGCGCCGGAGCTGCTCGGCGACCGGTCCTTTGACGGCGTCCTGCACTTCGCCGCGAAATCGCTGGTGGGCGAGTCGGTCGAGGCGCCCGAACGGTACTGGAACGGCAACGTCATCAAGACCCTGCAACTGCTGGAGGCGATCCGCCTCGCCGGTGTACCGCGGCTGGTGTTCTCCTCGACCGCGGCCACCTACGGCGAGCCGGAATCGGTGCCGATTACCGAGGACGCGCCGACCAGGCCGACCAATGCCTACGGCGCGACGAAACTGGCGATCGACCACGCGATCACGTCGTACGCCACCGCGCACGGGTTGGCCGCGACGAGCCTGCGTTACTTCAACGTCGCAGGGGCGTACGCCGGGTTCGGTGAACGTCATGCCACCGAGACGCATCTGATTCCGCTGGTATTGCAGGTCGTCACGGGTAAACGGCCGGAGATCCTGGTGTTCGGCAATGACTGGCCGACGCCGGATGGCACGTGCATCCGCGACTACATCCATGTTCGCGATCTCGCCGATGCTCACCTGCTGGCGCTGCAGACCGCGCGGCCGGGGGAGCACCGTATCTACAACCTGGGCAACGGCACCGGGTTCTCGGTCCGCGAGGTGATCGCCAGCTGCGAGCGCGTCACCGGCACATTGATCGCGGCTCGTGACGTCGAGCGCCGGGCGGGCGACCCGGCCGTGCTCATCGCATCCAGCGAGCGGGCCATCACCGAACTCGGCTGGAAGCCGCAGCACACCACGATCGACGAGATCGTCTCCGACGCTTGGGAATTCACCCGGTCGCGTTGA
- a CDS encoding amidohydrolase, translating into MSIADTTESWLASHFDDLVQWRRHIHRYPELGRQEFATTQFVADRLVEAGLNPKVLPGGTGLTCDFGPEHAPRIALRADMDALPMAERTGAPYTSTMPNIAHACGHDAHTAMLIGAATALASVPELPVGVRLIFQAAEELMPGGAIDAIAAGALVGVSRIFALHCDPRLAVGRVAITPGPITSAADSIEITLTSPGGHTSRPHLTSDLVYGMGTLITGLPGVLSRRVDPRHSTVMVWGAANAGVAANAIPQSGTLAGTVRTASRETWVGMESLVQEIVSGLLAPLGIEHTLHYHRGVPPVVNEERSTQIMTHAIEAVAPDALADTRQSGGGEDFSWYLEEVPGAMARLGVWSGRGPQLDLHQPTFDLDERALAVGVRVLVNIIEQSAGF; encoded by the coding sequence ATGAGTATCGCCGATACGACCGAGTCCTGGTTGGCCAGCCACTTCGACGATTTGGTGCAGTGGCGCCGCCACATCCACCGGTATCCCGAGCTCGGTCGCCAGGAATTCGCCACCACGCAGTTCGTCGCCGACCGGCTGGTCGAGGCCGGGCTGAACCCGAAGGTGCTGCCCGGCGGGACGGGACTGACGTGTGACTTCGGGCCCGAGCACGCGCCGCGGATCGCGTTGCGCGCGGACATGGATGCGCTGCCGATGGCCGAACGCACCGGTGCGCCGTACACCTCGACCATGCCGAACATCGCGCACGCGTGCGGGCACGACGCGCACACCGCGATGCTGATCGGCGCCGCGACCGCGCTGGCGTCGGTGCCCGAGCTGCCGGTTGGTGTGCGACTGATCTTCCAGGCCGCCGAGGAGCTGATGCCGGGTGGCGCGATCGACGCGATCGCCGCCGGTGCGCTGGTGGGCGTTTCGCGAATCTTCGCGCTGCACTGCGATCCCCGCCTGGCGGTGGGCCGGGTCGCGATCACTCCGGGGCCGATCACGTCGGCGGCGGACTCGATCGAGATCACGCTGACCTCGCCGGGCGGCCACACGTCGCGTCCGCACCTGACCTCAGACCTGGTCTACGGGATGGGCACGTTGATCACGGGGCTGCCCGGGGTTCTGTCTCGGCGCGTCGACCCGCGGCATTCGACCGTTATGGTCTGGGGTGCGGCCAATGCCGGTGTCGCGGCAAACGCGATCCCGCAGTCCGGGACGTTGGCGGGCACCGTGCGGACCGCCAGCCGGGAAACCTGGGTTGGCATGGAAAGCCTTGTGCAGGAGATCGTTTCGGGCCTCTTGGCTCCGCTGGGCATCGAGCACACGCTGCACTACCATCGCGGCGTGCCACCGGTGGTCAACGAGGAGCGCTCGACGCAGATCATGACCCACGCCATCGAGGCGGTGGCGCCCGACGCACTCGCCGACACCCGTCAGTCCGGCGGCGGCGAGGACTTCTCCTGGTATCTGGAGGAGGTGCCCGGCGCGATGGCGAGGCTCGGGGTGTGGAGCGGCCGAGGACCGCAGCTCGACCTGCACCAGCCGACATTCGACCTCGACGAGCGGGCACTTGCAGTTGGGGTTCGAGTTCTGGTCAACATCATCGAGCAGTCGGCAGGGTTTTGA
- a CDS encoding AbrB family transcriptional regulator produces the protein MRWMLLVIVTIGVTVPLDRLGVPSAALFAALLVGIVLAIMRLAPAGVPRRAGLAAQGVLGVYIGTMVHSDALSALGPNWPAVLGVGLITLLLSIGAGALLGLHRDISALTGALALVAGGASGLVAIARELGGDDRVVAVVQYLRVAVITASMPVVVTLVYHAERSGNVVQSTQSHSAPWYLSLAMIVALVVVGAVAGRWARLPGSGLLGPMALTIVAELSGVSFGLAVPVVLVSVSYMLIGWQAGVAFTRESLRAIERLLPTALGLIVLLNVATAGLGVALSKITGVSMLDGYLATSPGGIYAVLATAVETGSNVTFIIAAQVLRVLLMLFAAPMLARGFVRLAYRRANTEANSEPIAVADARPAARTSS, from the coding sequence ATGCGGTGGATGTTGCTGGTGATCGTCACGATCGGCGTCACCGTGCCGCTGGACCGCCTCGGCGTCCCGTCCGCTGCGCTGTTCGCCGCCCTCCTGGTCGGCATCGTGCTGGCGATCATGCGGTTGGCGCCCGCCGGCGTGCCGCGCCGCGCCGGCCTGGCCGCTCAGGGGGTACTCGGGGTCTACATCGGCACCATGGTGCATTCCGACGCCCTCTCGGCCCTGGGGCCGAACTGGCCGGCGGTCCTCGGCGTCGGCCTGATCACGCTGCTCCTGAGCATCGGCGCCGGCGCACTGCTCGGCCTGCACCGGGACATCAGCGCTCTGACCGGCGCGCTGGCCCTGGTCGCAGGCGGAGCGTCCGGATTGGTGGCGATCGCGCGCGAACTCGGCGGGGACGATCGTGTCGTCGCCGTCGTCCAATACCTGCGCGTCGCGGTGATCACCGCGTCGATGCCCGTCGTCGTCACCCTCGTCTACCATGCCGAGCGATCCGGCAACGTCGTGCAATCCACCCAATCGCATTCAGCGCCTTGGTATCTGAGCCTGGCGATGATCGTCGCGCTGGTGGTCGTCGGGGCGGTGGCGGGCCGGTGGGCGCGGCTGCCCGGATCGGGTCTGCTCGGTCCGATGGCGCTGACGATCGTCGCCGAACTCAGTGGGGTGTCCTTCGGGCTTGCCGTGCCGGTGGTGCTGGTGTCGGTGTCCTACATGCTGATCGGCTGGCAGGCCGGGGTGGCGTTCACCCGTGAATCGCTGCGGGCGATCGAACGCCTGCTGCCGACCGCGCTCGGATTGATCGTGTTGCTCAACGTCGCCACCGCGGGCCTTGGTGTGGCGCTGTCCAAGATCACCGGCGTCAGCATGCTCGACGGCTACCTGGCCACCAGTCCGGGCGGCATCTACGCCGTGCTGGCCACGGCGGTGGAGACCGGCTCCAACGTCACGTTCATCATCGCCGCGCAGGTACTGCGGGTTTTGCTGATGTTGTTCGCCGCACCGATGCTGGCCCGCGGATTCGTGCGGCTGGCCTACAGGCGCGCCAACACCGAGGCCAACAGCGAGCCCATCGCGGTGGCCGATGCACGGCCGGCGGCCAGAACCTCGTCGTGA
- a CDS encoding MarR family transcriptional regulator, whose translation MTVSTAPSEAATELREAMMALARQLRRHRPDNGLTLSQLELLGDVSRAGVTTPAEIAARLQVRVQSLTDSINELESRGLLSRRPDDADRRRQLIELTGDGLELLLRDRAQRDAWLQDMMRSHLSELEFNLLMLTAPVLRKLADADPGAQSVP comes from the coding sequence ATGACCGTAAGCACCGCACCGTCGGAAGCGGCCACCGAACTGCGGGAGGCCATGATGGCGCTGGCCCGTCAGCTTCGCCGGCATCGCCCCGACAACGGATTGACGCTCAGCCAGCTCGAGCTTCTCGGCGACGTCAGCCGCGCGGGTGTGACGACGCCGGCCGAGATCGCCGCCCGCCTGCAGGTTCGGGTGCAGTCACTGACCGACAGCATCAACGAGCTCGAGTCGCGCGGACTGCTGTCTCGCCGGCCGGACGACGCCGACCGTCGCCGCCAGCTCATCGAACTCACCGGTGACGGATTGGAGCTGCTGTTGCGCGACCGCGCTCAGCGCGATGCCTGGCTGCAGGACATGATGCGCAGCCATCTCTCCGAGTTGGAGTTCAATCTGCTGATGCTGACCGCGCCGGTACTGCGCAAGCTCGCCGACGCCGACCCCGGGGCACAATCGGTGCCGTGA
- a CDS encoding phospho-sugar mutase, translating to MTEEDWIAHDPDPVTAAELAALDPDERAARFARPLRFGTAGLRGPVRGGPDSMNLAVVLRATWAVSRVLAARGLGGSTVVVGRDARHGSAQFAVAAAEVFAAQGFSVIAWEHPVPTPVVAFAVRHTGAAAGVQITASHNPRTDNGYKVYFDGGLQIVSPADREIEAAIATAPPADEIPRQRVHPAYDALVDAYVARAATVRRGGHGSPRVALTAMHGVGGELALRTLHTAGFDDVHTVASQFAPDPDFPTVAFPNPEEPGAADALLQLAGEIGADIAIALDPDADRCAVGIPAPGGWRMLSGDETGWLLGDYILSTLDAADAATSVVANSVVSSQLLGMIAAEYGARHVVTLTGFKWLARADAELTGCSLVYAYEEAIGHCVDPAAVRDKDGISAAVLVCDLVAHLAAQGMSVTDALDLLALRHGVHTTAALSRRVADAAEAAAMMTRLRTHPPTELAGFPVTARADADAVFLTGGDQQTSVRVVVRPSGTEPKVKCYTEVGLAAGADLTEARERAAAVQQQLLAGAQGW from the coding sequence GTGACTGAAGAGGACTGGATCGCCCACGACCCCGATCCGGTCACGGCCGCCGAGCTGGCCGCATTGGATCCCGACGAGCGCGCCGCCCGGTTCGCCCGGCCGCTGAGGTTCGGCACCGCGGGCCTGCGCGGCCCGGTACGCGGCGGCCCGGATTCGATGAACCTCGCCGTCGTGCTGCGCGCCACCTGGGCGGTGAGCCGAGTGCTGGCTGCGCGCGGCCTGGGCGGTTCCACCGTCGTGGTGGGCCGAGACGCGCGGCACGGATCGGCGCAGTTCGCCGTCGCCGCCGCTGAAGTGTTTGCCGCTCAGGGGTTTTCGGTGATCGCCTGGGAGCATCCGGTGCCGACCCCGGTCGTCGCGTTCGCGGTCCGGCACACCGGCGCAGCGGCCGGGGTGCAGATCACCGCCTCACACAATCCGCGGACCGACAACGGCTACAAGGTCTACTTCGACGGCGGGCTGCAGATCGTCTCCCCCGCCGACCGGGAGATCGAAGCGGCGATCGCCACAGCACCGCCCGCCGACGAGATCCCGCGGCAGCGCGTCCACCCTGCCTACGACGCCCTGGTCGACGCGTACGTGGCCCGCGCGGCGACGGTGCGACGGGGCGGCCACGGCAGTCCGCGAGTAGCGTTGACGGCGATGCACGGCGTCGGCGGCGAGCTCGCGCTGCGCACCCTGCACACGGCCGGATTCGACGACGTGCACACGGTGGCAAGCCAATTCGCGCCTGATCCGGACTTTCCAACGGTCGCCTTCCCCAACCCCGAAGAACCGGGCGCGGCCGACGCGCTGCTGCAGCTGGCCGGCGAGATCGGCGCCGACATCGCCATCGCGCTGGATCCCGATGCCGACCGTTGCGCCGTCGGCATTCCCGCCCCCGGCGGTTGGCGAATGCTGTCCGGTGACGAAACCGGTTGGCTGCTGGGCGATTACATCCTGTCGACCCTCGACGCCGCAGACGCCGCGACCAGCGTGGTGGCCAACAGTGTGGTGTCGTCTCAGCTGCTCGGCATGATCGCCGCCGAGTACGGGGCCCGCCACGTCGTGACGCTGACCGGCTTCAAATGGCTTGCCCGTGCCGACGCCGAGCTGACGGGGTGCAGCCTGGTCTACGCCTACGAGGAAGCCATCGGCCATTGCGTCGACCCGGCCGCCGTCCGGGACAAGGACGGGATCAGTGCCGCGGTGCTCGTCTGCGATCTGGTGGCACACCTTGCCGCCCAGGGCATGTCGGTCACCGATGCCCTCGACCTGCTCGCCCTGCGCCACGGCGTGCACACCACGGCAGCACTGTCTCGGCGGGTGGCCGACGCCGCCGAGGCGGCGGCGATGATGACGCGGTTACGCACCCACCCGCCCACCGAACTCGCGGGCTTTCCAGTCACCGCCAGGGCGGATGCCGACGCAGTATTCCTCACCGGCGGCGATCAGCAGACCTCCGTGCGGGTGGTGGTTCGCCCGTCGGGCACCGAGCCGAAAGTCAAGTGCTACACCGAAGTCGGCTTGGCCGCGGGTGCCGACCTCACCGAGGCCCGCGAGCGTGCGGCCGCGGTGCAGCAGCAGCTGCTGGCCGGTGCGCAGGGCTGGTAG
- the upp gene encoding uracil phosphoribosyltransferase yields the protein MDVCVIDHPLARTRLTTLRDERTDNAAFRSALRDLTHMLVYEATRDAACTEITVRTPITETAGSRLAFPPLLVPVLRAGLGMVDQAHALIPEAKVGFVGVARNETTHQPTPYLESLPDDLSAQPVMVLDPMLATGGSMAHTIGLLHQRGARDITLVCVVCAPEGIAAVEKVAPSARLFTATIDDGLNDVAYIVPGLGDAGDRQFGPR from the coding sequence ATGGATGTGTGCGTCATCGACCACCCGCTGGCCAGAACGCGGCTGACCACTCTGCGTGACGAGCGCACCGACAACGCGGCCTTCCGGTCCGCGCTGCGCGACCTGACCCACATGCTGGTCTACGAGGCCACCCGCGACGCGGCGTGCACCGAGATCACGGTTCGCACCCCGATCACCGAAACCGCGGGCTCGCGGCTGGCCTTTCCGCCGCTGCTGGTGCCGGTCCTGCGTGCCGGGCTGGGGATGGTCGACCAGGCGCACGCCCTGATCCCCGAAGCGAAGGTGGGTTTCGTCGGGGTGGCCCGAAACGAGACCACGCATCAGCCGACGCCCTACCTGGAGTCGCTGCCCGATGACCTGAGCGCCCAACCGGTCATGGTGCTCGACCCGATGCTGGCAACCGGGGGTTCGATGGCCCACACCATCGGGCTGCTGCACCAGCGGGGCGCGCGCGACATCACCCTGGTGTGTGTGGTCTGTGCACCGGAAGGCATTGCCGCGGTGGAGAAAGTCGCCCCGTCGGCGCGCCTGTTCACAGCGACCATCGACGACGGCCTCAACGATGTCGCCTACATCGTGCCCGGTCTCGGCGATGCCGGTGACCGCCAGTTCGGGCCACGCTGA
- a CDS encoding YdcF family protein — MGRVRRALAILVAVGVSVAGILAVTGYFLFTRPHVDPLSKADAIVVLGGENDGRLEYGLNLARQGYASTVVLSNAYSATPADLGDFEHACASGTPSITVLCFIPDPFTTRGEAMYVARLAKEHNWTHVIVVSWNYHMVRARYIFHQCFGGDVTMNPVPRPYDFTPWRWAAEYVYQYAGFVKAVLLGCDAG; from the coding sequence GTGGGGAGGGTGCGCCGCGCACTGGCGATCTTGGTGGCTGTCGGGGTGTCCGTCGCCGGCATCCTGGCCGTCACGGGCTACTTCTTGTTCACCCGCCCGCACGTCGACCCGTTGTCCAAGGCCGACGCGATCGTCGTGCTCGGCGGCGAGAACGACGGCCGCCTCGAGTACGGCCTGAACCTGGCCAGGCAGGGCTACGCCAGCACGGTGGTGCTGTCGAACGCCTACTCGGCTACGCCGGCGGATCTAGGCGACTTCGAGCACGCGTGCGCCTCCGGTACGCCGAGCATCACCGTTCTGTGTTTCATCCCCGACCCGTTCACCACTCGCGGCGAGGCGATGTACGTGGCTCGGCTTGCAAAGGAACACAACTGGACCCACGTGATCGTGGTGTCCTGGAATTACCACATGGTGCGCGCTCGCTACATCTTCCACCAGTGCTTCGGCGGCGACGTCACCATGAATCCGGTGCCCCGACCGTACGATTTCACGCCCTGGCGCTGGGCCGCGGAATACGTCTATCAGTACGCAGGATTCGTCAAAGCCGTTCTGCTCGGCTGTGATGCGGGCTGA